A stretch of DNA from Arachis hypogaea cultivar Tifrunner chromosome 19, arahy.Tifrunner.gnm2.J5K5, whole genome shotgun sequence:
TCTTTTCAAGAAACTTGTTCATAACTGAGTCCTCCTCACAAAGTTTAGCAACAACAATCTTGTAGGGTTGGAATGCATTGACATCTTCCATCTTAACAATTAACTTGAACAGGAATTTCTTCCCCACTAATGCATTCAGCTCAGTTGGATATTCCTCGTGGACTCCTCCCTATAGAATTTCAATTGAATAAACAACAACATAtacatttttgttataattagaTGTTGGATAACTTGACTACTCCTCGGGAAAATCATCATGGCAAAATAAGGCGCATTGAAAAAATACCTTAGTCAGTTGTGTGAGCCTTAAATCAGAGGCAGAGATACCCAAGTATCTGGAGGCTTCTTTGTCGTACAGCAAGAAAATAGTCGTGTCAGTGTCATTAGCAACCTTCATATTAATGCTATACCTGGTAACAAATACATGAGCCCAAAATGGACACCATTTATGGATTATCAAAACCAATTTTAAGTGGACGCTACTACATACCTTGGGGTGTGTGTCAAGGGATGTGAGTTGCACTTTGCACAATGGTATGAATTTTCTGCTTCCTTTAGGGAAGTGAAGCATTGTTTGCAACTTTTGTGCCACCAACCGTTCTTCTGATCAATGGCAATGACGGTGCCAATCGTGACAAAGGTTCCGACATACAATAACCATGCTTTAAATTTCATGAATACATCGATGACATGTAAATAAACATGGAATCTATATGCACCTCAAATGTCTCTTTTAGCTCAGATATGGGCTTATAAATGGAATTGTTGATGAGGTCTTCTTCAAGGGAATATGCTAGCTCAGCAACTATTTGGGTGACTTGATTTGCAGATGGGACTCCTGACATTATAAGACTGCAAAGGAATTGATTAACCAATTTATACAATTTTTATCCATGGTACCTGATGTTTTGGTCAATATTTTGAATATTATGAGAATGCGAAAATTCATACCTCTTTTGAAAGTCTTTCACCTCCTGAAAATCAGCATTGATGTGCATAATAGAATTGTGATTGGTATTTGATATACCCATGGTACCTGTCCAGGATTTCCACAAACCAAACACTGTTATGTAACCATTATGCAAGATACAAACTATTTGTGTGCATAATCTTGTATGTTATTTTCGTTATAGGTTTGACTAACCTTTGAAGAGATTAAATTTTGCAAATTGTAAAGTTAGGATGTACTCTGTTGTTGGTTGTTCCTCCATATGCTTAACTAGTTGGGTTGCAAATTCTTCCCACAGTGTGCAATGGATCTTACCCTTTTCCCTGCATTTACATTGAACAAAGAGTTAGAAATAAGGTTGGCCAAAGAAATACGTCAGTTATTGACTGCAAGTTGGCATTAGTTTAATAACTTAGTAACATTGTTGCCTAAATAAAGTTATAAGACTAACTGCATATCATCAAGCTCTATCACAATGTAACTGCATTTCTTCCCATTTTTAGTGAATTCAATTATGTCACCCTTAGCAGTGAGAAGGCCAATGATATCCGTgacaaaaaaaacttaattaattgCTATGGTCATGATTTCAACAATGCAAATTGGCAAGTCCGCACACGACATATCATACCAATTAGATGAGATTGTGCATTAGTGTGGTTAAGTATTAATTCGTTGGGCACGAAGGGAAATACATGTTCAGAAAAGGTAAGATCCTGAACCATCCTCACTTGAGTATcccttataaaatatattttgctaGAATGATTAGTGGCCTTGTACTTCAAATCATTTAGGAAAAGTGTAAAGTTGGAGATTGTGTATATACTCCCTTCAGACACATCATGCTCAAACTACCTTCTTTGATGGTTTCTAATTGAGCATTGGATGCGATCTCCttacataaagataaaatggGTTCATTGAAAATTAGATTAATCTCTAAAGTTAGATTACACaaacaaataatagaaaaaagTTGTCAGTTTACCAAATGATCCATGACCACCAGCTCCAACATTGGTTTTTGGTATTTTTGCTCCGCCGTAGACagtgaccaaattttaataactCTGACCTTTATCCTATACGACAAGGTGTCTTGAGATGCGTCGATGTCTTTGATGAGGTTGAAGGTGGTAGCCATTTGTAACAAAGAGATAAAGTGTCTGGTAAGTAACTTTGGTTATAATAGCTAATGGTGGATATTCAAATGGAGAGGAGTGCTAAATTTATAGCACAAATTTCTGTAGAGGAGAAGGTAGGACGCTTCACAATTGTATTCTATGTGAGTACAATGAGAAAACGACAGAAAAAACATGAAGTGTTCATTAATTTATTCAAATCTAACTCATGAAAGTACACTCATAAGACTATATAAGACAATGGACGTCCATGTCCCTTAACCAATGATATGAGGAAGTTCTATACTTCACAGAGGACATGCATGTCCCCtgataataattacaaaattttttgTCACTTTATAATTAATACACTATATAGTATATAGTATACGATACGATacgtaatataatatataatatatattcatgCTTATGcatagtatatataatataatatattacatATCTAACATAATACAGTATATAATAAATGAACAATCGGATAcgatatatatacacacacaaaatataatatctaatatatttaatatactatatagtatataacatataatatataaaatatataatataatataatatacaataaatattaattaataaattataaatatctataagcttgaacaaatatatatatatatatatatatatatatttgtaatttattaatattaattacgtATGTCAAATATATATTCATGCTTATaaa
This window harbors:
- the LOC112779232 gene encoding uncharacterized protein, encoding MKVANDTDTTIFLLYDKEASRYLGISASDLRLTQLTKGGVHEEYPTELNALVGKKFLFKLIVKMEDVNAFQPYKIVVAKLCEEDSVMNKFLEKNNIHEDTSAPSAENSMEVPLDAFSTPKSKIITGGWSKKLIDVYPEDLDASYSKCRKATNGDNATLAKVHHD